From a region of the Alosa sapidissima isolate fAloSap1 chromosome 9, fAloSap1.pri, whole genome shotgun sequence genome:
- the LOC121717918 gene encoding F-box only protein 48 isoform X1 produces the protein MKQETMRSSPFPTSSTPDKLSEELSMLLSMRAEDQRNFTEALPPEMTLRIFSELDVRSLCRASLTCKQWNRLIEGSDSLWRNHCLTVLAVCNKEVTGDRQEGLSWKVTLVRNYQKSRAKKNWMKGRFSHVRSADQIPPNSMYPFDVETWGEILEAELER, from the exons ATGAAACAAGAAACAATGAGGAGTTCACCATTCCCCACGTCTTCGACCCCAGATAAACTATCTGAAG AATTATCCATGCTGTTGTCCATGAGAGCGGAAGACCAGCGCAACTTCACGGAGGCCTTACCACCAGAGATGACCCTGAGGATCTTCAGCGAACTGGACGTTCGGAGTCTGTGTCGGGCCTCGCTCACCTGCAAGCAGTGGAACCGTCTTATCGAGGGCAGTGACAGCCTCTGGCGGAACCACTGCCTTACGGTTCTAGCCGTGTGCAACAAAGAGGTCACCGGGGACCGACAGGAAGGCCTGTCCTGGAAG GTCACCCTGGTGCGTAACTACCAGAAGAGCCGTGCCAAGAAGAACTGGATGAAGGGCCGGTTCAGCCATGTGAGGTCAGCTGACCAGATCCCTCCCAACAGCATGTACCCGTTCGACGTGGAGACCTGGGGGGAGATCCTGGAGGCCGAGCTGGAGCGATAG
- the LOC121717918 gene encoding F-box only protein 48 isoform X2, whose product MLLSMRAEDQRNFTEALPPEMTLRIFSELDVRSLCRASLTCKQWNRLIEGSDSLWRNHCLTVLAVCNKEVTGDRQEGLSWKVTLVRNYQKSRAKKNWMKGRFSHVRSADQIPPNSMYPFDVETWGEILEAELER is encoded by the exons ATGCTGTTGTCCATGAGAGCGGAAGACCAGCGCAACTTCACGGAGGCCTTACCACCAGAGATGACCCTGAGGATCTTCAGCGAACTGGACGTTCGGAGTCTGTGTCGGGCCTCGCTCACCTGCAAGCAGTGGAACCGTCTTATCGAGGGCAGTGACAGCCTCTGGCGGAACCACTGCCTTACGGTTCTAGCCGTGTGCAACAAAGAGGTCACCGGGGACCGACAGGAAGGCCTGTCCTGGAAG GTCACCCTGGTGCGTAACTACCAGAAGAGCCGTGCCAAGAAGAACTGGATGAAGGGCCGGTTCAGCCATGTGAGGTCAGCTGACCAGATCCCTCCCAACAGCATGTACCCGTTCGACGTGGAGACCTGGGGGGAGATCCTGGAGGCCGAGCTGGAGCGATAG
- the cnrip1a gene encoding CB1 cannabinoid receptor-interacting protein 1a: protein MADIPPVINISISLKIQPNEGPVFFKVDGTRFGQSRTIKLLTGSKYKIRVALKPTNAEPGTMGIGSVKFPLEVETKDEESVVYTGLYDTEGVPHTKSGERQPIQVFIEFKDAGMFETVWQVKFYNYYKREHCQFGNNFNCIEYEVKPNETRSLMWINKEAFL from the exons atGGCCGACATCCCGCCTGTTATAAACATCTCGATCTCACTGAAAATCCAGCCGAATGAAGGACCGGTGTTCTTTAAGGTAGATGGGACGAGGTTCGGACAGAGCAGGACAATTAAATTGCTAACTGGGTCCAAATACAAAATTCGGGTAGCGTTGAAGCCGACGAACGCTGAACCAGG AACCATGGGTATCGGCAGCGTCAAATTCCCCCTGGAGGTGGAGACCAAAGACGAGGAATCGGTAGTGTACACCGGGCTCTATGACACGGAGGGCGTGCCGCACACCAAAAGCGGGGAGAGGCAACCTATTCAGGTCTTCATAGAG TTCAAAGACGCCGGCATGTTTGAGACCGTCTGGCAGGTGAAGTTCTACAACTACTACAAGCGGGAGCACTGTCAGTTTGGCAACAATTTCAACTGCATCGAGTACGAGGTCAAGCCAAACGAGACGCGCAGCCTAATGTGGATCAATAAGGAGGCCTTCCTCTAG